In a single window of the Streptomyces sp. NBC_00285 genome:
- a CDS encoding DAK2 domain-containing protein: MAQVPQTFFDALAVRTWCGLALRALGLAREEIDAINVYPVADGDTGTNLYLTAESAAAAVEAVFEAHDAHGSGSPTLADAVRAMAHGALIGARGNSGTILAQLLRGMAQVLAADGETAHTEGDGLRLALRHAADSARQAVAHPVEGTVLTVAAAAADAADGAEGDCGTVARAAYDGARAALAATPGQLAVLERAGVVDAGGRGLVAVLGALLETFTGETPRAVPVVPGTIVTSPASLAPASPSTSPEECADAPGTGGPAFEVIYLLEADDTAVARLRERLDGLGDSLVVVGGDGLWNVHVHVDDAGAAVEAGVEAGRPYRIRITHFALGDVHTTGAERPPRERAQRAVVAVVPGEGLAGLYAEAGATTVLARPGEPPASGELVEALRRAHAREVVLLPNDADLRHTAAAAAEQARAEGIRVALIPTRSAVQGIAAIAVHEPERRFDEDVVQMTSAAGATRYAEVAMAERQSWTMAGICQAGDVLGLIDGDVAVIGSDVTAAAETVLDRMLSAGGELVTLVLGDEAPDSVADHLEARVRESYLAVDTVVYRGGRQGAVLLIGVE; the protein is encoded by the coding sequence GTGGCGCAGGTGCCGCAGACATTCTTCGATGCTCTCGCGGTACGCACCTGGTGCGGCCTCGCGCTGCGGGCCCTGGGGCTGGCGCGCGAGGAGATCGACGCGATCAACGTCTACCCCGTCGCCGACGGGGACACCGGCACGAACCTGTATCTGACGGCGGAATCGGCGGCCGCGGCCGTGGAGGCCGTGTTCGAGGCGCACGACGCCCACGGCTCGGGCAGCCCGACTCTCGCCGACGCCGTGCGCGCGATGGCCCACGGGGCCCTCATAGGCGCCCGCGGCAACTCGGGCACGATCCTCGCCCAGCTGCTGCGGGGCATGGCCCAGGTACTGGCCGCCGACGGTGAGACGGCTCACACGGAGGGCGACGGACTCCGGCTCGCCCTGCGGCACGCGGCCGACTCCGCCCGCCAGGCAGTCGCCCACCCCGTCGAGGGCACGGTCCTCACCGTCGCCGCGGCCGCCGCCGACGCGGCCGACGGAGCGGAGGGGGACTGCGGGACGGTCGCCCGGGCCGCCTACGACGGGGCGCGTGCCGCCCTCGCCGCGACACCCGGCCAACTGGCTGTCCTGGAGCGGGCCGGCGTGGTGGACGCCGGCGGACGGGGGCTGGTGGCGGTACTGGGGGCGCTGCTGGAGACGTTCACAGGGGAGACGCCCAGGGCGGTCCCGGTGGTCCCCGGCACGATCGTGACCTCACCGGCCTCCCTGGCGCCTGCCTCGCCCTCCACCTCGCCCGAGGAGTGCGCCGACGCCCCCGGGACCGGCGGCCCCGCCTTCGAGGTGATCTACCTCCTGGAGGCCGACGACACGGCCGTGGCACGGCTGCGCGAACGGCTCGACGGGCTCGGGGACTCGCTCGTGGTGGTCGGCGGCGACGGGCTGTGGAACGTCCATGTGCACGTCGACGACGCGGGCGCCGCCGTGGAGGCGGGCGTCGAGGCCGGGCGGCCGTACCGGATCAGGATCACGCACTTCGCCCTCGGGGACGTGCACACCACCGGCGCCGAACGGCCGCCCCGCGAGCGCGCCCAGCGTGCCGTCGTCGCCGTCGTGCCCGGCGAGGGCCTGGCCGGTCTGTACGCCGAGGCCGGCGCGACCACCGTGCTCGCACGCCCCGGGGAGCCGCCCGCGAGCGGGGAACTCGTGGAAGCCCTACGACGGGCCCACGCGCGCGAGGTCGTGCTGCTGCCCAACGACGCCGACCTGCGCCACACCGCGGCCGCCGCAGCCGAGCAGGCCCGCGCGGAGGGCATCCGGGTCGCGCTGATCCCGACGCGCTCCGCGGTCCAGGGCATCGCGGCAATCGCCGTGCACGAGCCGGAGCGCCGGTTCGACGAGGACGTCGTCCAGATGACCTCGGCGGCCGGCGCGACCCGGTACGCCGAGGTCGCGATGGCGGAACGCCAGTCCTGGACCATGGCGGGCATCTGCCAGGCCGGTGACGTCCTCGGTCTCATCGACGGGGACGTGGCCGTGATCGGCTCGGACGTCACCGCCGCCGCCGAGACCGTCCTGGACCGCATGCTCTCGGCGGGCGGCGAGCTGGTCACCCTCGTCCTGGGCGACGAGGCCCCCGACTCCGTCGCCGACCACCTGGAGGCGCGGGTGCGGGAGTCGTACCTGGCCGTGGACACGGTGGTGTACCGGGGCGGACGGCAAGGGGCCGTACTGCTCATCGGGGTCGAGTAG
- a CDS encoding Lrp/AsnC family transcriptional regulator encodes MVQAYILIQTEVGKASTVAEMISKIPGVIQAEDVTGPYDVIVRAQADTVDDLGRLVVAKVQQVDGITRTLTCPVVHL; translated from the coding sequence GTGGTACAGGCGTACATCCTGATCCAGACCGAGGTCGGCAAAGCGTCGACCGTCGCCGAGATGATCAGCAAGATTCCGGGGGTCATCCAGGCCGAGGACGTGACAGGACCGTATGACGTGATCGTCCGCGCACAAGCCGACACCGTAGACGACCTGGGCCGGTTGGTGGTGGCGAAGGTCCAGCAGGTGGACGGCATCACCCGTACCCTGACCTGCCCGGTCGTCCATCTGTAG
- the cofC gene encoding 2-phospho-L-lactate guanylyltransferase, giving the protein MQWTLVIPVKPLERAKSRLSDTASDGVRPGLALAFAQDTVTAALACPAVRDVAVVTDDALAGRELAALGARIVPDEPGGGLNAALAHAAAVVRSLHPESALAALNADLPALRSLELARVLDAAAEFPRAFLADAAGVGTTLLAAAQSRELRPAFGVDSRFRHRTSGAVELRLTDVDSVRQDVDTGEDLRAALALGVGPYTAAASEGLLETRPGARGSTT; this is encoded by the coding sequence GTGCAGTGGACGTTGGTCATCCCGGTGAAACCCTTGGAGCGGGCCAAGAGCAGGCTCTCGGACACCGCCTCCGACGGGGTGCGCCCGGGCCTGGCCCTCGCCTTCGCCCAGGACACCGTGACAGCGGCGCTGGCCTGCCCGGCAGTGCGGGATGTGGCAGTAGTCACGGACGACGCCCTGGCCGGCCGTGAACTGGCGGCGCTGGGTGCCCGCATCGTTCCCGACGAGCCCGGAGGCGGCCTGAACGCGGCGCTGGCGCACGCGGCGGCCGTCGTGCGGTCTTTGCACCCCGAAAGCGCCCTCGCGGCTCTGAACGCCGATCTGCCGGCTCTGCGCTCGCTGGAATTGGCCCGCGTACTCGACGCGGCCGCGGAATTCCCCCGCGCTTTCCTCGCCGACGCGGCGGGCGTGGGGACCACCTTGCTGGCCGCCGCGCAGAGCAGGGAATTGCGGCCCGCCTTCGGTGTCGATTCCCGCTTCCGCCACCGCACGTCGGGCGCCGTGGAACTGCGTCTCACCGACGTGGACTCGGTACGCCAGGACGTGGACACCGGCGAGGACCTGCGGGCGGCGCTGGCACTGGGGGTGGGCCCGTACACGGCTGCCGCGTCGGAAGGGCTGCTGGAAACCCGCCCGGGGGCACGCGGCTCCACCACGTGA
- a CDS encoding NAD(P)H-dependent glycerol-3-phosphate dehydrogenase has protein sequence MSKPVKAAVFGTGSWGTAFGMVLADAGCEVTLWARRADLAEAVNSTRTNPDYLPGVELPENLRATADAAQAARDADLTVLAIPSQTLRANLADWAPLLAPDTVLVSLMKGVELGSAMRMSEVVRDVAKVGTERIAVVTGPNLAREIAARMPAAAVVACTDEAVAQRLQAACHTPYFRPYTNTDVVGCELGGAVKNVIGLAVGIADGMGLGDNAKGSLITRGLAETTRLGLAMGADPLTFAGLAGLGDLVATCSSPLSRNHTFGTNLGRGMTLQETIAVTKQTAEGVKSCESVLDLARRHGVDMPITETVVGIVHEGKSPVVAVKELMSRSAKPERR, from the coding sequence GTGAGCAAGCCCGTCAAGGCGGCCGTCTTCGGCACCGGTTCATGGGGTACCGCCTTCGGCATGGTGCTCGCCGACGCGGGGTGCGAGGTCACCCTGTGGGCGCGGCGCGCCGACCTCGCGGAAGCGGTCAACTCCACGCGTACGAACCCGGACTACCTCCCCGGCGTCGAACTCCCGGAGAACCTGCGGGCGACGGCGGACGCCGCTCAGGCCGCGCGCGACGCCGACCTCACCGTCCTCGCGATCCCCTCGCAGACACTGCGCGCCAACCTCGCCGACTGGGCCCCGCTGCTCGCGCCGGACACCGTCCTCGTCTCGCTCATGAAGGGCGTCGAACTCGGCTCCGCCATGCGGATGAGCGAGGTCGTACGGGACGTGGCCAAGGTCGGCACCGAGCGCATCGCCGTGGTCACCGGACCCAACCTCGCGCGGGAGATCGCCGCACGGATGCCGGCCGCCGCAGTGGTCGCCTGCACCGACGAGGCGGTGGCCCAGCGGCTCCAGGCCGCCTGCCACACGCCGTACTTCCGCCCCTACACCAACACGGACGTGGTGGGCTGCGAACTGGGCGGTGCCGTGAAGAACGTCATCGGCCTCGCCGTCGGCATCGCGGACGGCATGGGCCTCGGCGACAACGCGAAGGGTTCGCTCATCACGCGCGGTCTCGCCGAGACGACCCGGCTCGGACTCGCCATGGGCGCCGATCCGCTGACGTTCGCCGGACTCGCCGGTCTCGGCGACCTGGTGGCGACCTGTTCCTCGCCGCTGTCGCGCAACCACACCTTCGGCACCAACCTCGGCAGGGGGATGACCCTGCAGGAGACCATCGCGGTCACCAAACAGACCGCCGAGGGCGTCAAGTCCTGTGAGTCCGTGCTGGATCTGGCCCGCAGGCATGGCGTCGACATGCCCATCACCGAGACGGTCGTCGGCATCGTGCACGAGGGCAAGTCCCCGGTGGTCGCGGTCAAGGAGCTGATGTCGCGCAGCGCGAAGCCCGAACGACGCTGA
- the thiD gene encoding bifunctional hydroxymethylpyrimidine kinase/phosphomethylpyrimidine kinase has product MRPSVLTVAGSDSGGGAGIQADLKTMLALGVHGMSVVTAVTAQNSLGVQGIWELPVEAVRAQYRSVVDDIGVRAVKTGMLASAELVETVAELIGGTDVPAVIDPVGVSKHGDSLLASQALDSVRQRLLPVATVATPNLDEVAQLTGVRVESESHLKEAAEAVLAFGPQWVLIKGGHLPGDAVDLLTDGTEEHWLRAPRHDNRHTHGTGCTLASAIASQLAKGQSVPEAVTAAKEYVTGAIAAGFALGAGIGPVDHGWALKRTLTAGTPAA; this is encoded by the coding sequence GTGAGGCCCTCGGTGCTCACGGTGGCCGGTTCCGACTCCGGCGGCGGCGCCGGCATCCAGGCCGACCTGAAGACCATGCTCGCGCTCGGCGTGCACGGCATGAGTGTCGTCACAGCGGTCACCGCGCAGAACTCCCTTGGCGTGCAGGGGATCTGGGAGCTGCCGGTGGAGGCCGTGCGCGCCCAGTACCGCAGTGTCGTGGACGACATCGGCGTCCGGGCCGTGAAGACCGGGATGCTCGCCTCCGCCGAACTCGTCGAGACGGTGGCCGAGTTGATCGGCGGCACGGACGTGCCGGCCGTGATCGACCCGGTCGGCGTGTCCAAGCACGGGGACTCCCTGCTGGCCTCGCAGGCGCTGGACTCGGTACGGCAGCGGCTGCTCCCGGTCGCCACCGTCGCCACCCCGAACCTCGACGAGGTCGCCCAACTCACCGGCGTCCGGGTCGAGTCGGAGTCCCACCTGAAGGAGGCCGCCGAGGCCGTCCTGGCGTTCGGACCGCAGTGGGTGCTCATCAAGGGGGGCCATCTTCCCGGCGACGCCGTGGACCTGCTCACCGACGGCACCGAGGAGCACTGGCTGCGCGCACCGCGTCACGACAACCGGCACACCCACGGCACGGGCTGCACCCTCGCGTCCGCGATCGCCTCGCAGCTCGCGAAGGGGCAGTCGGTGCCGGAGGCGGTGACGGCCGCCAAGGAGTACGTCACCGGGGCGATCGCCGCCGGCTTCGCGCTCGGCGCCGGGATCGGCCCCGTGGACCACGGCTGGGCGCTGAAGCGGACGCTCACAGCGGGTACTCCGGCAGCTTGA
- a CDS encoding HU family DNA-binding protein: MNKAQLVEAIADKVGGRQQAAEAVDAVLDAIVRATVAGDRVSVTGFGSFEKVDRPARYARNPQTGERVRVKKTSVPRFRAGQGFKDLVSGTKKLPKNDVAVKKAPKGSLTGGASATVKKAVAKKATATKAAAARKTTAAAKKTTAKKTTAVAKKTTAKKAPAKKATTGTAKTAAAKKTTAKSATAKKAPAKKATAKKAPAKKSAARTTTAKKVTARKR, encoded by the coding sequence GTGAACAAGGCGCAGCTCGTAGAAGCGATTGCCGACAAGGTCGGCGGCCGTCAGCAGGCCGCCGAGGCGGTCGACGCGGTCCTGGACGCCATCGTCCGCGCGACGGTGGCGGGCGACCGGGTCTCGGTCACCGGCTTCGGTTCGTTCGAGAAGGTCGACCGTCCGGCCCGTTACGCCCGCAACCCCCAGACGGGCGAGCGGGTTCGGGTCAAGAAGACCTCCGTTCCGCGCTTCCGTGCGGGCCAGGGCTTCAAGGACCTGGTGAGCGGCACGAAGAAGCTCCCGAAGAACGACGTCGCGGTCAAGAAGGCGCCCAAGGGCAGCCTGACCGGCGGGGCTTCGGCCACGGTCAAGAAGGCCGTCGCGAAGAAGGCCACGGCCACCAAGGCGGCAGCGGCCAGGAAGACCACGGCCGCCGCGAAGAAGACCACGGCCAAGAAGACCACGGCCGTCGCGAAGAAGACGACGGCGAAGAAGGCGCCCGCCAAGAAGGCCACCACGGGCACCGCCAAGACCGCCGCCGCGAAGAAGACGACGGCCAAGAGCGCCACCGCCAAGAAGGCCCCGGCGAAGAAGGCGACCGCCAAGAAGGCGCCCGCCAAGAAGTCGGCGGCTCGCACCACCACCGCCAAGAAGGTCACCGCCCGCAAGAGGTAA
- a CDS encoding thiamine-phosphate kinase — protein MKGTVGELGEFGLIRELTSRLTTTPAVRVGPGDDAAVVAAPDRRVVASTDILLEGRHFRRDWSTAYDVGRKAAAQNLADIAAMGAVPTALLLGLVVPAELPVTWPSELMDGLRDECQVAGASVVGGDVVRGDTIMVSITALGDLRGQEPVTRSGARPGDLVAVTGWLGWSAAGYAVLARGFRSPRAFVEAHRRPEPPYHAGPAAAALGATAMCDVSDGLIADLGHIAEASKVRIDVRSGAIDIPTQMNDIGQAVGVDPMQWVLTGGEDHAIVATFPPDVKLPARWKVIGEVLNPSALPQVTVDGAPWTSKGGWDHFGGDIES, from the coding sequence ATGAAGGGCACTGTTGGTGAGCTCGGTGAGTTCGGGCTCATCAGGGAGCTCACCTCCCGTCTCACCACCACCCCGGCAGTCCGGGTGGGTCCCGGCGACGACGCCGCGGTGGTCGCCGCACCCGACCGCAGGGTCGTGGCGAGCACCGACATCCTTCTCGAGGGCCGGCACTTCCGCCGCGACTGGTCCACGGCCTACGACGTGGGCCGCAAGGCCGCCGCGCAGAACCTCGCGGACATCGCCGCCATGGGCGCCGTGCCGACCGCCCTGCTGCTCGGTCTGGTCGTGCCCGCCGAACTCCCCGTGACCTGGCCCTCGGAGCTCATGGACGGCCTGCGCGACGAGTGCCAGGTGGCCGGCGCGTCGGTGGTCGGCGGGGACGTGGTACGCGGAGACACGATCATGGTCTCCATCACCGCCCTCGGCGATCTGCGGGGCCAGGAGCCCGTCACCCGGTCCGGCGCACGGCCCGGCGACCTCGTCGCGGTGACGGGCTGGCTGGGCTGGTCGGCGGCCGGCTACGCGGTGCTCGCCCGCGGCTTCCGCTCGCCCCGCGCGTTCGTGGAGGCGCACCGGCGCCCGGAGCCGCCGTACCACGCGGGACCGGCCGCCGCGGCGCTCGGCGCGACCGCCATGTGCGACGTGAGTGACGGGCTGATCGCCGACCTCGGGCACATCGCCGAGGCCAGCAAGGTCCGTATCGACGTCCGTTCCGGCGCGATCGACATCCCGACCCAGATGAACGACATCGGACAGGCCGTCGGCGTGGACCCCATGCAGTGGGTGCTGACCGGGGGAGAGGACCACGCGATCGTGGCGACCTTCCCGCCGGACGTGAAACTCCCGGCCCGCTGGAAGGTGATCGGCGAGGTCCTCAACCCCTCGGCGCTGCCCCAGGTCACCGTCGACGGGGCGCCCTGGACCAGCAAGGGCGGCTGGGACCACTTCGGCGGGGACATCGAGTCGTGA
- the leuD gene encoding 3-isopropylmalate dehydratase small subunit, translating into MEAFTTHTGRAVPLRRSNVDTDQIIPAHWLKKVTRDGFEDGLFEAWRKDGKFILNQPERKGATVLVAGPDFGTGSSREHAVWALQNYGFKAVISSRFADIFRGNSLKNGLLTVVLEQKTVDALQELSENDPEAEITVDLESRQVRAEGITASFELDENSRWRLLNGLDDISITLKNEADIAAYEAKRPSYKPRTLQA; encoded by the coding sequence ATGGAAGCATTCACCACGCACACCGGCCGGGCCGTCCCGCTGCGCCGCTCCAACGTCGACACCGACCAGATCATCCCTGCTCACTGGCTCAAGAAGGTGACGCGGGACGGGTTCGAGGACGGACTGTTCGAGGCCTGGCGCAAGGACGGGAAATTCATCCTCAACCAGCCCGAGCGCAAGGGTGCGACCGTCCTGGTCGCGGGCCCCGACTTCGGCACCGGTTCCTCCCGTGAGCACGCCGTGTGGGCGCTGCAGAACTACGGCTTCAAGGCCGTCATCTCCTCCCGCTTCGCCGACATCTTCCGCGGCAACTCGCTCAAGAACGGCCTGCTCACGGTGGTTCTGGAGCAGAAAACCGTGGACGCGCTGCAGGAGCTCTCGGAGAACGACCCCGAAGCCGAGATCACGGTTGACCTGGAGAGCCGCCAGGTCCGCGCCGAGGGCATCACCGCGAGCTTCGAGCTGGACGAGAACTCCCGCTGGCGGCTGCTGAACGGGCTGGACGACATCTCCATCACCCTCAAGAACGAGGCCGACATCGCCGCGTACGAGGCCAAGCGCCCCTCGTACAAGCCGCGGACGCTGCAGGCGTGA
- a CDS encoding D-alanine--D-alanine ligase family protein yields the protein MSTENLPQSPEQPSRKPRVAVVFGGRSSEHGISVVTAGAVLRAIDRTKYDVLPIGITREGRWFLTADAPERMAITDRRTPDVDELAESTDGGVVLPVDPSNREVVYSEPGSVPKALGEVDVVFPVLHGPYGEDGTLQGLLELSGVPYVGSGVLASAVGQDKEYMKRVFTSFGLKVGPYVVIRPREWERDESAARKKIVDFAGEHGWPLFVKPARAGSSIGITKVDDLSGLDEAIAEAQRHDPKILIEAALRGREIECGVLEFEDGPRASVPAEIPPPQEHAYYDFEAKYIDSTPGIVPAPLTPEETAEVQKLAVDAFDAASCEGLVRADFFLTEDGEFVINEINTLPGFTPISMYPQMWEKSGIAYPELVSRLIDAALRRPTGLR from the coding sequence ATGAGCACCGAGAACCTCCCCCAGAGCCCTGAGCAGCCGTCCCGCAAGCCGCGCGTGGCCGTCGTGTTCGGCGGGCGCAGCTCCGAACACGGGATCTCCGTGGTCACCGCCGGCGCCGTACTGCGGGCCATCGACCGGACGAAGTACGACGTCCTGCCGATCGGCATCACGCGCGAGGGTCGCTGGTTCCTCACCGCCGATGCGCCGGAGCGGATGGCGATCACCGACCGCCGTACCCCGGACGTCGACGAGTTGGCCGAGTCGACCGACGGCGGCGTGGTGCTTCCCGTCGACCCGTCGAACCGCGAAGTCGTCTACAGCGAGCCCGGATCGGTGCCCAAGGCGCTCGGTGAGGTCGACGTCGTCTTCCCCGTCCTGCACGGCCCCTACGGCGAGGACGGCACCCTCCAGGGGCTCCTGGAGCTCTCCGGTGTCCCCTATGTGGGCTCGGGTGTGCTCGCCTCGGCCGTCGGCCAGGACAAGGAGTACATGAAGCGGGTGTTCACCTCCTTCGGGCTCAAGGTCGGCCCGTACGTGGTGATCCGGCCGCGCGAGTGGGAGCGGGACGAGTCCGCCGCCCGCAAGAAGATCGTCGACTTCGCGGGCGAGCACGGCTGGCCGCTCTTCGTGAAGCCCGCGCGCGCGGGTTCGTCGATCGGCATCACCAAGGTCGACGACCTCTCCGGCCTGGACGAGGCCATCGCGGAGGCGCAGCGCCACGACCCGAAGATCCTGATCGAGGCGGCACTGCGGGGCCGTGAGATCGAGTGCGGCGTCCTGGAGTTCGAGGACGGTCCGCGCGCGTCGGTCCCCGCGGAGATCCCGCCGCCGCAGGAGCACGCGTACTACGACTTCGAGGCGAAGTACATCGACTCGACCCCGGGCATCGTGCCGGCGCCGCTCACGCCCGAGGAGACGGCCGAGGTCCAGAAGCTCGCGGTCGACGCCTTCGACGCGGCCTCCTGCGAGGGCCTGGTCCGCGCGGACTTCTTCCTCACCGAGGACGGCGAGTTCGTGATCAACGAGATCAACACGCTCCCGGGCTTCACCCCGATCTCGATGTACCCGCAGATGTGGGAGAAGAGCGGCATCGCCTACCCGGAGCTGGTGAGCCGGCTGATCGACGCGGCGCTGCGCAGGCCCACGGGGCTTCGGTAA
- a CDS encoding DUF3515 domain-containing protein codes for MKFFRHRRCSSVLGLPAFALLITVAGCSSADDDASAVVPSPGAGVAKSCRELDRVLPSKADGQNRRDPEPASALTAGWGDPAIILRCGVVRPSKMDDPEADGVEVDGVGWLLEKQDDGSFRFTTTLRKAYVEVTIPRSRTGNGMAPLVDLAPAIKKAIPEGIAD; via the coding sequence GTGAAATTCTTCCGTCACCGGCGCTGCTCCTCCGTCCTCGGGCTGCCCGCGTTCGCTCTGCTGATCACGGTCGCGGGCTGCTCCTCCGCAGACGACGACGCGTCGGCGGTGGTTCCCTCGCCGGGGGCGGGCGTCGCGAAGTCGTGCCGAGAACTGGACCGGGTACTGCCGTCCAAGGCCGACGGTCAGAACCGTCGGGACCCCGAGCCCGCATCCGCGCTGACCGCGGGCTGGGGTGACCCCGCGATCATACTGCGGTGCGGTGTCGTGAGGCCCTCGAAGATGGACGACCCCGAGGCCGACGGCGTCGAGGTCGACGGGGTGGGGTGGCTGCTGGAGAAGCAGGACGACGGGTCGTTCCGGTTCACCACGACACTCAGGAAGGCGTACGTCGAGGTGACGATCCCCAGGAGCCGCACCGGGAACGGCATGGCGCCGCTGGTGGATCTGGCGCCGGCGATAAAGAAGGCGATCCCCGAGGGGATCGCCGACTAG
- a CDS encoding lysophospholipid acyltransferase family protein has product MPRRRIGFWYRLAAVIVKPPLVLLIKRDWRGMEHIPAGGGFITAVNHNSHIDPFAYAHFQYNTGRVPRFLAKSGLFNKGFVGVMMRGTGQIPVYRETTDALSAFRAAIDAVERGECVAFYPEGTITRDPGQWPMTGKTGAARVALQTKCPVIPVAQWGANELLPPYAKKLHVRPRKTSHVLAGPPVDLSPFYDQEMTPDLLREATVVIMAAVTAQLENIRGEKAPDLAYDPRRERIEQRRRTEAQSGHEGEKSK; this is encoded by the coding sequence GTGCCCCGCCGCCGAATCGGCTTCTGGTACCGCCTTGCAGCGGTGATCGTCAAACCACCGCTCGTGCTTCTGATCAAGCGGGACTGGCGTGGAATGGAGCACATTCCGGCAGGCGGCGGATTTATCACCGCGGTGAACCACAATTCGCACATCGATCCCTTCGCGTACGCGCACTTTCAGTACAACACCGGCCGCGTTCCGCGATTCCTCGCGAAGAGCGGTCTTTTCAACAAGGGATTCGTCGGCGTCATGATGCGCGGCACCGGGCAGATCCCCGTCTACCGCGAGACCACCGACGCGCTGAGCGCCTTCAGGGCCGCGATCGACGCCGTGGAACGGGGCGAATGCGTCGCCTTCTATCCCGAGGGCACCATCACCCGGGACCCCGGCCAGTGGCCGATGACCGGCAAGACCGGCGCCGCGCGCGTGGCCCTGCAGACCAAGTGCCCGGTCATCCCGGTCGCGCAGTGGGGCGCCAACGAACTGCTGCCGCCGTACGCCAAGAAGCTGCACGTCCGGCCCCGCAAGACCTCGCACGTCCTCGCGGGCCCGCCCGTGGACCTGTCGCCCTTCTACGACCAGGAGATGACCCCGGACCTTCTGCGGGAGGCCACCGTGGTCATCATGGCCGCCGTCACCGCCCAGCTGGAGAACATCCGCGGCGAGAAGGCACCCGACCTGGCGTACGACCCGCGGCGTGAGCGGATCGAGCAGCGCCGCCGGACCGAGGCCCAGAGTGGCCACGAGGGGGAGAAGAGCAAGTGA
- the rpmB gene encoding 50S ribosomal protein L28 has protein sequence MAANCDVCGKGPGFGNSISFSHRRTSRRWNPNIQRVRTVVSGTPKRVNACTSCIKAGKIAR, from the coding sequence GTGGCTGCCAACTGCGACGTCTGTGGCAAGGGGCCGGGCTTCGGCAACAGCATCTCGTTTTCGCACCGCCGTACGTCCCGTCGCTGGAACCCGAACATCCAGCGCGTCCGTACCGTGGTGAGCGGGACGCCGAAGCGCGTGAACGCTTGCACCTCGTGCATCAAGGCCGGCAAGATCGCGCGCTGA